The genomic interval GCGACTCGATGATGAGGTGTTGGAGTTGCTCCAGCATGTTAAACCGCAAGTGATTAAGCTTGATATGCGCGAGATAGATACCTTTGAAGACGAAGAAGAAGAGCGCTTTATGCAGGCGGTTAAAACCTGGGCAGAAAAAGCCGGGGCGATGATCATCGTTGATCATATGGAATCACCTGCGCAGCTGTCGCATGTCTGGCCGTATGATTTACAGTACCTGCAGGGCGATGGTATGGTTGGCCCGATTGAAGATTTCACCTTTAATTTTGACGAGCCGCTTTTTTAATTAGCTGATTTGATCACGCTTGATGATCCAGAGCTGCGGTTTGCCGTTGAGCTCACATGCATCTGCGATCAGATCAATAAACGCATAAAGTTCGGTCTCATTGATCTCAGAAGCAGGGCGTAAATCTAATAATAGATCGTCGCAGGCGTAATCGCTAAGCATATCCCACGCTGCGTCCCAGTTGTGACCAAAATAACCAGGAAATTGGCAAGACTCTGCTAATGCTTTGAGTAAGCCATATTTAGTTACTTCAGTGTTAATAGCAAGCTTTTTGGCCTGTGCTGGAGCTTGTTCATCCGAACTAATATAGTGAACAACAGCCATGATTAATCGACCTCTATTCGTTGGAAACTGCGGTAATGATCGGCCGTATAATAGAAAATTTCAGGTGGGTTGCCACCGGTCACAATGCGCCGTGCACCACGATCAGAAGCGCCAGGGGTTGGTACGGTATATTCTCGATAATAGCCATTAGGCTTTTCTGGCAGTAAGCCTTCACGGTTTTGGAAGGTGCTGCCATCACGACCGGGATAAGGAAATGGCCCGCCTTGTTTGATCTTTGCCACGGTGAGGTTGATCTCAGCATCATGGGTGATGATGCCACTGTTTTCAAGCGCTGTCTCGCTGGTAACCTCATTACCCAGCAAACGATCGAATTGTTGTTCAATCTGTGGCCAGAAACTGTAAAGAACCGCGGCAAGTGCAAGAACAATCAGTAGCTTAAACAGTTTGCTCAGCCAGCCTGTGCCTGTATTCATGGTCATAGGACTATGGGATGTATGGCGTGAACGGACATCATCTTTACGTCCCACCCAAGTGGCAGTAATTTTGTAATTGCCTTCGATTTGGGTGTCAAAAGAGACCATCATGCCTTCGCGTGGCCGACTCGGCAAATCCCATTTGCTGATATGGAAAAAGACGTCTTGACCGCCATCAGCAGGATGAATAAAGCCATATCCTTTAGGATCATTCCAATGAGAAATCGTACCTTTACGCATAAAATCCGTCCACTTCCATTGTTTTAAGGATAATTAGGTTCTGATGATGGGTTAGTGCACAAATCTGGGCTCTACATAAACCCAAACATTCATGATAGTCCGCGTAATCACAGACACATCGCCTTCTATGCTAAAAATTATTGACTAATAAAGAGAACGCAATATATAACATAAACAAGCCGATAATCACTTCAATTATACGCCAAGTCCGTGGTTGTGCAAGCAGAGGGCGTAACAGGCGTGCACCATAGCCTAATGAAAAGAAAAAGACAAAAGAAGCGAGTGTTGCACCTAAGGCAAACGCCATGCGCTGATCACTGAATTGATTAGCCACGCTGCCAAGCAATAACACGGTGTCTAAATACACATGCGGATTAAGCCAAGTTAGCGCCAGTGCGATAAGTATTATTCGTTTTTTTGAGGAGGTTTTACCACTAACCAGCAAAGCTTCTCCACCGAGCCAGGCAGCGCGAAATCGTAACAGTGCATAAAGCAATAAAAAAATCGCACCAAAATAGCGCATTAGAGTGGCCAGTGACGGGGCAAACTCGGCAATCGCACTCATCCCAAAAACCCCAACATGGATGAGTAAGGCGTCAGAGATTGCGCAAATCAGACACACCAGAAATACGTGTTGGTGTAATAGGCCTTGGCGAAGCACCATCACATTTTGCGCACCTATCGCAAAAATCAGCGAAAGTCCTAGGAAGAATCCGCTACTCGCGGCGCTGATCAAGCGTTAATTCCGGCTGTTTCATACGCTTGGGCAAGAGTGAATGCGCCATCATAAATAGCACGACCAACGATAACCCCGGCAACCGCTGGCTCTGCATCACGTAATGCGGCGATATCGGATAGAGATGAAACGCCTCCGGAGGCAATCACTGGAATATCGGTTGTACTGGCTAAATGGGTCGTTTGCTCTAGATTAACCCCGCCCATCATGCCATCTTTGGCAATATCGGTATAAATAATGGCGGCAATCGTTTCCCGGCTAAACTGCTGCGCTAAATCGGTGGCTTTTAGGCTAGAAACGCTTGCCCAGCCGTCGGTTGCGACAAAGCCATCTTTGGCATCGAGCCCTAAAATGATTTTTCCCGGATAACGATCAGCTAAATCAGCGACTGCTTGAGGATCGGATGCGGCTTTTGAGCCAATGATGCAATAGCGCACACCTAAATCCCAGTAGTGTTTCGCGGTTTCTTCATCACGAATTCCACCACCAATTTGCAAAGGTAAGTCAGGAAAGCGTGCTGCAATCGCGCGAACCACATCAGCATTTCGTGGACTACCAGCAAAGGCACCATTCAGATCGACGAGATGAAGACGGGTTGCGCCTTGTGCTACCCAATGTGCTGCCATCTCAACAGGGTCATCTGAGAATACGGTGGCATCTTGCATGCGTCCTTGTTTTAAGCGCACACACTGACCATCCTTTAAATCAATTGCTGGAATAGGGAGCATGAAGAGTCCTTAGGCTGAATAAGCAAATTATTATGCCGAATTTTTTACACGATGCAAGCAATGCACTATACTGCGCGCCCATCAGGATTAATCATGGTGATAAATGATTATTCTAATGACACACAATCTTTCGCAAATCTATTATTCGCGATATTTTAGGGGAAACTTTATGAACGTAGATCAAGCACTTATCACCAATCCCGGACTCAGCTTTGGCGTCATTATGGCCGTTTTGGGTTTGATTTTTTACACTTCAGCAAAAACCTCCGGCTTTTGGGCAAAGTTTTATCATCATATTCCGGCCTTATTACTGTGTTATTTCTTGCCTGGCTTATTAACCACTACCGGCATTTTAAGTCATGACAGCGGCGATAAGATTTATTACATCGCTTCACGCTTCTTACTGCCAGCAAGTTTGGTTTTGCTCACTTTAAGTGTTGATTTGAATAAAATCATTGGCTTAGGCTGGAAAGCGATCGCGATGTTTTTTACCGCGACGATCGGGATTATGCTCGGTGGTCCTTTTGCGGTGTGGCTATTCCACACCATCGCCCCTGATTGGGTGGCTGGTGATCTTTGGAAAGGGTTATCAACCCTTGCCGGTAGCTGGATCGGTGGTGGTGCGAATATGGCCTCGATGAAAGAACTGCACCAAGTCAACGATACCTTATTCGGCACCATGGCGGTGGTTGATGTAATCGTTGCTGAATTTTGGCTGATTGCTTTACTGTTCATGGCGAAGAAATCAGAAGGCATTGATCGCTGGTTAAATGCTGATACCACAAGCATTGATGACTTAAAATACACCGTAGAAAAATATCAGACAGAAAATGCGCGCCTGCCAAGTTTGAATGACGTGATGATAATTTTAGGGATCGCGTTTTTTATTGTCGGGCTGGGTCACCTTGCTGGTGATGTGATCGGTGGGTATTTTGCGCAGTTCTCTTGGGCGAAAGAATATAGCCTATCAAGTGCGTTCCTATGGTTGGTTTTAACCGCGACTATTGGCGGGATTGGCTTGTCGTTTACCCGGCTTCGTGATTACGAACACGCCGGCGCTTCGAAAATCGGTTCAGCGTTTATCTATATCCTTGTGGCGGCTATTGGTATGCACATGGATTTGACAAAAATCTTAACCCACTGGCAGTTGGTGTTGGTTGGGTTTGTGTGGATTCTGTTCCACATTACGTTGCTGTTTATCGTCGCTAAACTGATTCGTGCACCGCTGTTTTTCTTAGCGGTTGGCTCGAAAGCGAACATCGGTGGGGCAGCCTCAGCGCCAGTTGTGGCTGCTGCGTTCCATCCATCACTAGCGCCAGTTGGTGTATTACTCGCGATTTTAGGCTACGCCGTGGGTACTATTGGTGCTTATCTCACAGGTGAGATGATGCGTTTGGTTGTTGGTGGCTAATCTTAACTTTAAACTAAAAAAAGGATCACAATGACATCAAGTTGTTATTTGAACTATAGAGTCACCTCGTTACTCCCGTTTGCATTGTTACTGCCTATGTTTGCCCAGGCGGAAAATTCTGCACAACTAACAGATATCGAGATTGTTGGCGATAAGCCAATAATCGAGGCCTCGCAAATATGGACGGGTAATGTTGATAAAGTGGACGCCAGCACTTTGCGTGCAGTGCGTGCAGTATCTCTTGGGCAGACGCTGGAAAAACAAAGTGGCGTGCACAACCAGAATATGGGACCAAATAACGGTTTGCCACAAATCCGTAGCCTTAGTGGTAATCGTGTGCGCCTGCTGCAAAACGGTCTGGATGTTTCCGATATGTCTGCTATTAGTGGCAATCTGGCGGTGCCTTTGGATGTTTCGCTAGCTGAAGAGATTGATGTGTATAAATCGTCTGCCTCGGTGCTGTATGGGGGTAATGCGGTGGGTGGTGCGGTGGATGTACGCACGCGTTTTATCCCCTCTCAGCTGCCTGATAAAGCCATCGGTGGCACAGTAGATATTAGCAAAGGGTTTAATGCGCCCAATAGCGGTCAATTTTCACTTGACGGTAAAATTAACGAGCGTGTGGCCTGGCATGTTGATGGCGGTATACGCAAAATCTCACGCTATCGTATTCCAGGTAATGCTAAAGCGGATATTTGTTACGATAAATTTTCTGTCGGTTTGCGCTACGAGCTGACTTGGTTGTGTCAGACGCAAAGAGATTTCCATGATTGGATTGTTAATAAGGCCTATTTTGCTTATGTGAATCATCTTCCGAACGGTGAGAGCATATACAGTAAAAGACGCGGTCGTGGCTTTGTTCCGAATAAGGATTATGTTCCTGGTACCCAACTTCCTTATTTACCGAATATTGATAAAGCTATCATCGTCGACGTAGTGCCGCAGAAGGTGGGTGAAATCCCCAACAGCCATTTTGAAAGCAAAAACGCTTCAGCCGGTATCAGTTATGTCGGTGAACATGCTTCTGTAGGCATTGGTGTCAGTCGTTATCTAACTGGCTACGGGGTTCCCGGGTTTGCTTCACGCGACACATGGACGGGGAACTCTGCTGATGGTCTGTTGCCAGCCAACGTGCGTGCTGAGCAGACACGCTGGGAAATTCAAGGCGAATACCGTCCGCAGGTGGTGTGGGCTGACAGCATACGCCTGCGCCTGGCCGATACCCGTGCCGATAATCAAGAATATTTGGGTGATGTGTTTGCCGGTAGCCTTAATGCGCGCACGCAACAGGCACGCACTGAGTTTTACCACAATATACCAGCCGCAGTATACATTGACGGCGTTGTCGGCGCCGATTGGCGTTACCGTCGCACAGATGGTGGCGGTGCTGACCGCTATATTGGCGATACCAGTAGTCGCGATTATGCATTTTTCATTGCCGAAAAAGCACAGTGGCGTGGTTTAACTGCCGGTTTTGGTTACCGTGTTGGCAAAGCGCAGCGAAATTTACATGCTACTGAAGGTTATAAGCCCAGCCGTGGCCGTAACATGGTTATCGAAAAACCACAGCGTGAATTCACTTTGCACGACTACCAGCTTAGCTTTAAATGGCAGCCTAGCGATATCTGGTTTGCACAGGTGCAGTATAATTATGGTGAGCGCGCACCTGATATCAACGAATTATTCAGCAACAATCGTCATTTCGCCATCTTCACCAATGAACACGGCAATAGCACACTCAACAAAGAACGTATGAATAATTGGGAGTTTTCCAGTGGGCTAAAATGGCATGATTTAGGGCTGACTATAACCCATTATCGTACCGATTTTCGGGATTACCTCTACCTGGCGGCGACGGGTACGGAACGCTATAACATGCCTTATAAAGAATGGCGTCAGGGAGATACTGCCATCCGTGGGTTTGAAACCGAGCTGAACTACAGTTTTGACAGCGAACAATGGGGACAGTGGCAAGGACGATTATTTGCTGATTGGGTCAAGAATATGCCCATACGTAACGACGACAATGGCTACCGCGTGCGTAATGAAGGTGATTACATGCCTGGATTACCGACTAACCGCTATGGAGTAGGGTTAAATTGGCAAAAAGATGGCTGGCGCGTATCTACCAGTCTGACCCGATTCACCGAGGCCAAGCATTTGGGTAAAATCTTAAATACCGAAACGCCACTGGGTTCCTACAATACATTAGATGCTTATGTGAGCTACAGTCTTGACAAAAATGACATAAAATGGGAATGGTATCTGGACGGACGTAATCTCACTAACGCTAGTGCTCGTGCGTACAATTCACCACTCAAATATCTATCACCATTGCCGGGACGTTCGCTTAGCACAGGGGTAAAAATACATTTTTAGGGCCATCAAGCTGACAATATATCGCCCGGTTAAAAAGATCGGGCGGTATGGTTGTTTTTAGATGATTCTATTCAGATGGACAAAAAGTTGCGATAAGCAGATGATGATGCTGCACTCATGCGATAGGATGTGCGTTTTTATGCAAGCGCTGAGCAGACGAATATGGCAATGCACTGCTTGTCTTCCCGGAATATAGGAAAATCCGCTAATATTTTGCGCGCGTCCTTGTGTTAAGCACAGCCCGGAAGTTTTCTAAATTAAATCGTTAGGGTAAAAAAACGCGTCAAGGCTGCCAATCAACGAAATTGGCGAGAAAGCGTAATCCAGCGTCGCTGGATTTTTCCGGATGCGCTTGTAAGCCGGCAATATTATCGCGGGCGATGGCCGCTGGAAACGTGCAGCCGTAAGTGGTTTCGCCAATGGTGTGTTCGCTGTCATGCAGATGGTAGCTGTGCACATAGTAAAAGTGGCTGTGATCGGCAATCCCTGACCAAAGCGGGTGCTTAGCGGTTTGACTAATCGTGTTCCAGCCCATATGCGGGATTTTAATCGGCTGCTGTTGGTCTGTGAGTTCGGTGTCAAAGCGCACCACTTGACCGTCAAATAAGCCTAAGCCGTCAACGCCACCATTTTCCTCACTATGTTGCATCATTAGCTGCGGACCAATACAAATGCCTAAAAACGGTTTTTCTTGTGCCGCAAGCAGCAGTGGATCAATCAAATCGAGTGTTTGTAACTGTGCCATACACGCGGCAATCGCGCCTTGTCCAGGCAGTAAAATACGATCAGCCTTGCTGATGCCACTAGCCTCAGTGGTTAAGAATATATCAGCCTGAGGGGCGACATGCGCCAATGCTTTACAGACGCTGTGTAAATTCCCCATACCATAATCAATTACCGCAATGCGCGTCATAGACAGCCTTTAGTCGAAGGCATTTGCCCACTGGCGCGCTCATCCAGGCTACATGCCATGCGTAGGGCACGTCCAAACGCTTTAAAAATCGTTTCGATGATATGGTGATTATTGATGCCGCGCAGGTTATCGATATGGATGGTTGCACCGGCGTGATTGGCAAATCCTTGGAAAAATTCAAAAAAGGTTTCACTATCGACATCGCCGATCTTATCGCGACTAAAATGGGCGTGGAAATGCAGTCCTGGGCGGCCAGAAAAATCAATGACCACTCTTGAGAGCGCCTCATCGAGCGGGACATAGCTGTGTCCATAGCGGCTGATCCCACGTTTATCACCTAAGGCTTGAGCCATTGCTTGACCAAGGGCAATACCGCAATCTTCAACGCTGTGATGACAGTCGACATGTAAATCGCCGCGGCATTGAATATTAAGATCAAACAAGCCATGACGAGCAATCTGCTCGAGCATATGATCAAAAAAGCCGATGCCGGTGTTTAAATCGGCGTTACCTGTACCATCAAGCTGTAGTGATACGTCGATTTGGGTTTCGTTGGTTTGGCGAGAAATACTGGCTTGTCGAGTCATGAATATTGCCTACGCTTAAGTGTTAACGATGAAAAATTCATTATAACGATAAGTACGGGACAGGCAAATAAATTGCACCACAGGTTATTCGCCGCTGCCATACCCCATGCTTTGGATGATTTGATCATCGTCGCGCCAATTCTCACGCACTTTAACCCAGGTGCGCAACATGACTTTTTTATCCACTAAAGTTTCCAGATCGCCACGTGCACGCTGTCCAACAAGTTTAAGCGTTTTACCACCTTTACCAATCACCATCCCTTTTTGACTGGCGCGCTCAACCAAAATCGTCGCATCGATCTGAATCATCGAATCTTCTTCGCTGTAGCGCTCAATAATGACGCCTAACTCATAGGGCAATTCCTGGTGAAGGTAGCGAAAGAGTTTTTCACGAATGATTTCTGCAGCCATAAAGCGCATGCCGGCGGTGGTGATTTGCTCTTCTGGGAACAACCACGGCTGCTCAGGCATATACTGCGCTAAACTGTTTTCAAGCGCGTCAAGATTATGCTCGTGCTGTGCTGACACAGGCACGATTTCTTGCCAATCAGCGCGTTCTTGGATCTCACTTAACGCGCTAAAGAGGGTGCTTTTATCTTTACAACGGTCAATTTTATTCAGTACATGGATTTTTGGTAGCTTGAGCGCGTTGATGCTTTCAGCGATATGCGTATCTTCTGCCGTCCAACGCGCAAATTCGCTAACATGAATAATCGCATCAACGTATTCCATCGATTGCCAGGCCGCACGGTTCATCTGGCGATTGATTGCTTTTTTGCGTTCGTCGTGAATCCCGGGGGTATCGACAAAAACAATTTGCGTCTCACCGCGTGTATAGATGCCGAGCAGGGCGTGGCGTGTGGTTTGCGGCTTATTCGAGGTGATGGCGATTTTCTGGCCGATTAAATGATTGATCAGGGTTGATTTGCCCACATTTGGGCGACCAACAACGGCGATATAGCCAGCACGGGTTAAAGGAGTATTCATGAGCGGTTTAGGTAATGGTTGAGTAGGTTTTCAGCGGCTTGCTGTTCCGCTTTTTTGCGGCTGCTGCCGCGTGCAGACAGAGTGAACTGTTCGCTGCTCACCGACACTTCAAATTCGCGCGCGTGTTCAGGCCCTCGCTCGTCGGTGACTTCGTAGCTTGGTAGTGGCAGCCCACGACCTTGTAAATATTCCTGCAAACGCGTTTTGGCGTCTTTTAAGCTTTCTGCGGATGGTAAATGTTCAAGCACTTCGGCAAATAGCGCTAAGGTAAATCCACGACAGGTGGCAAAATCGCTATCAAGATAAACCGCGGCTATAATCGCTTCGATGGCATCCGCCAAAGTTGATTCACGACGTGCGCCGCCGCTTTTCATTTCCCCAGAACCCAGTAATAAATAAGCGCCAATATTGAGCGATTTAGCGAGTTTGGCCAGTTGGTTGCGGTTAACAATGCTTGCGCGCACCCGAGTCAGATTACCCTCAGGCTCATACGGCAGGCGAACAAATAATTCGGCGCTGATGATGGTTTCTAACAGGGCATCACCAAGGAATTCAAAGCGCTCATTATGCTCAGCGCTGTGACTACGATGGGTGAGCGCCTGTTTGAGGAGCGCAGCGTTTTCGAAGGTGTGTGGTAGCTGCGATTCGAGGCGCTGCCAGTCGCTCGCTTTATTCAATGGAATTCCCGATACGACCACATTCACCTTCACCCAACACGCAGTCGCTATTCATCCAGATAAACAACGCTTTACCGACAATATTGTCTTCCGGGACAAAGCCCCATGGGGTTTTTGACAGCGGATTATTATTATTCCACATCCGCCCATCACGCGAGTTATCGCGATTATCGCCCATCACAAAAAACTGTCCTTCTGGAACGACAAATTCTCCTTGAGAGCGGTTACGCGCACGCTCATCGTGCGCGAGTTGCATGATGTGTGGACGACCATCTAATTCTTCGCGATACCAATCAAACAATCCTTGCTCTTCCACTAAGGTTAAGGTTTGTTTCTCATCATTAATGCTAACAATACCATCAGCAAAGCGAATTTTATCGCCAGGCAAGCCGATCACGCGCTTGATATAATTGACCGCAGGATCATTGGGATAGCGAAAGACCATCACATCACCACGTTCGACATTGCCAACTTCGATGATTTTGGTATGGATGACCGGCAGGCGTACACCATAGGCAAATTTGCTGGTGAGGATAAAATCGCCGGCTTGTAAGTTCGGTTCCATCGATGCTGAAGGGATCTGGAAGGGTTCGTATAAAAATGAGCGCACAAACCAGACGATGAATAAAATCCAGAATAGCCCACTAAAAAACTCAATAAACTTTTCCTGCGGGTAGCAAGGGCGTTTGAGCCAAAGTAGTTCATTTCCTGCTAGCGGTTGTTTTTGTTCTAATTTATGCGCAATATGTTCATAAAGTGCTTTGTGCTTTTTCTTCAGTCGAGAAAAATTGAGCGCATTTAAGCGTTCGCTATAATCGTGGCGATCGGTTGCATCTTCAGCACGATTTTTAAACACGCGCTGCAAGCGTTTACGCTCTTTGCGATAGCTCATGCCATCAATGATATAAAAGATAAAACACACCACCACAGCGAGGGTGAGTATGAGTTCAAAATGCTCCATAAAGGCTTGCATTGTGGCTCCTAATTACTGTTGTTATCGACTTTAAGTACGGCAAGAAACGCTTCCTGCGGAATTTCTACGCTGCCGACTTGCTTCATGCGTTTTTTACCCGCTTTCTGCTTTTCTAATAATTTACGTTTACGCGACACATCACCACCGTAGCATTTCGCCAATACGTTTTTACGCATCGCTTTAACCGTAGAGCGCGCAATGATATGTGTGCCAATAGCAGCCTGAATAGCAACTTCAAACATTTGCCGAGGAATGAGCTCTTTCATCCGTTCAACCAATTCACGGCCGCGAGGCTGTGCCTGCTCCTTATGGACAATCACCGACAAGGAGTCGACTTTATCGCCATTAATGAGGACATCCAAGCAGACCAGTTTTGCCGGCTCAAAGCGGAGAAATTCATAGTCAAATGAAGCAAAACCACGACTGACTGATTTTAAACGGTCAAAGAAGTCCAAGACCACTTCACTCATCGGCATCTCAAACTTGAGCTGCACCTGCCCACCAGCGTATTGCATGTCTTTTTGCACGCCGCGTTTTTCAATACACAAGCCTATCACAGCACCTAAATAGTCTTGCGGGACGAGAATATTGGCGGCAATGATTGGTTCGCGAATTTCAGCGATTTCATTGGGTGGTGGAAGTTTGCTTGGGTTATCGATCGGCAGGATCTCACCATCGGTGGTTTGAACTTCATAGACCACTGTTGGTGCGGTGGTGATCAAATCGAGATCATATTCACGTTCCAGCCGTTCTTGGATGATTTCCATATGTAACATACCAAGAAAACCACAGCGGAAGCCAAAGCCAAGCGCTTGAGAGGTCTCTGGCTCGTAAAACAACGACGCATCATTGAGGCATAATTTAGATAAGGCTTCGCGTAAATCCTCGTAGTCATCTGACTCAACCGGGAATAAACCGGCAAAAACCCGTGGTTGCACCTGACGAAAACCGGGTAAGCGTTTTTCGGTCGGGTTGGCGGCGTCCGTTAATGTATCGCCAACCGGCGCGCCGTTAATATCTTTAATCCCAGCAATCACAAACCCAACTTCCCCCGCCTTAAGCGCATCGCGTTCAAGGGGTTTTGGGGTAAAAATCCCGAGTTTAGTAATTAAAAACTCATCGCCTGTGCTCATCACACGCATTTTTTGTTTGACCTTTAACGCACCGTCAAAAACACGCACTAGAGACACAACCCCAACATACGGATCAAACCATGAATCAATAATTAGCGCCTTCGCTGGCGCTTCGGGTTCACCTTTCGGTGGCGGGATTTTCTCAATCAATTGCTCAAGCAGTTCTTCAATACCAATACCGGTTTTCGCACTGACTTGTAAGGTGTCTTCAGTATCTAGGCCGATAATATCTTCAATTTCCTCCATCACACGAATAGGCTCGGCAGAAGGGAGGTCGATTTTGTTGAGCACTGGTAAGACCTCTAAGTCTTGCTCAATCGCGGTGTAGCAATTTGCGACACTTTGCGCTTCAACGCCTTGCGCTGCGTCAACGACTAACAAAGCCCCTTCACACGCATAAAGAGAACGCGAGACTTCGTAAGAGAAGTCAACGTGTCCTGGGGTGTCGATAAAATTCAGCTGATAGGTTTGTCCATTTTTGGCCTGATAATTTAATGAGACACTTTGCGCTTTGATGGTAATCCCACGCTCACGTTCCAAGTCCATCGAATCTAAGACTTGGGCCGCCATTTCGCGCTCGGTCAGGCCACCACAAACCTGGATAAAGCGGTCAGAGAGC from Suttonella sp. R2A3 carries:
- the lepA gene encoding translation elongation factor 4 is translated as MQNIRNFSIIAHIDHGKSTLSDRFIQVCGGLTEREMAAQVLDSMDLERERGITIKAQSVSLNYQAKNGQTYQLNFIDTPGHVDFSYEVSRSLYACEGALLVVDAAQGVEAQSVANCYTAIEQDLEVLPVLNKIDLPSAEPIRVMEEIEDIIGLDTEDTLQVSAKTGIGIEELLEQLIEKIPPPKGEPEAPAKALIIDSWFDPYVGVVSLVRVFDGALKVKQKMRVMSTGDEFLITKLGIFTPKPLERDALKAGEVGFVIAGIKDINGAPVGDTLTDAANPTEKRLPGFRQVQPRVFAGLFPVESDDYEDLREALSKLCLNDASLFYEPETSQALGFGFRCGFLGMLHMEIIQERLEREYDLDLITTAPTVVYEVQTTDGEILPIDNPSKLPPPNEIAEIREPIIAANILVPQDYLGAVIGLCIEKRGVQKDMQYAGGQVQLKFEMPMSEVVLDFFDRLKSVSRGFASFDYEFLRFEPAKLVCLDVLINGDKVDSLSVIVHKEQAQPRGRELVERMKELIPRQMFEVAIQAAIGTHIIARSTVKAMRKNVLAKCYGGDVSRKRKLLEKQKAGKKRMKQVGSVEIPQEAFLAVLKVDNNSN
- the lepB gene encoding signal peptidase I; translated protein: MQAFMEHFELILTLAVVVCFIFYIIDGMSYRKERKRLQRVFKNRAEDATDRHDYSERLNALNFSRLKKKHKALYEHIAHKLEQKQPLAGNELLWLKRPCYPQEKFIEFFSGLFWILFIVWFVRSFLYEPFQIPSASMEPNLQAGDFILTSKFAYGVRLPVIHTKIIEVGNVERGDVMVFRYPNDPAVNYIKRVIGLPGDKIRFADGIVSINDEKQTLTLVEEQGLFDWYREELDGRPHIMQLAHDERARNRSQGEFVVPEGQFFVMGDNRDNSRDGRMWNNNNPLSKTPWGFVPEDNIVGKALFIWMNSDCVLGEGECGRIGNSIE